The Mucilaginibacter mallensis genome has a segment encoding these proteins:
- a CDS encoding prolipoprotein diacylglyceryl transferase, which yields MRCFPTISDLFEYLFHIHIAIPIQTFGFFVAMAFILAYQAFRSELKRKEREGDIHAFKREVVVNQSSLLIELCLNGLLGFLLGFKILGALLNYEAFKVDPAKYIFSLQGSIIAGLLCALAYIYWIYKDRKKVSSQNNTVTAETVHPYQLMGKIVFYAGFWGFIGAKLFDMIDYLYQHGFTSLHDLVFSSGVTYYGGFLFGMLAYFYVGLRNNMKLPFIADMGAPGIMLAYAIGRIGCQLSGDGDWGIVNTHIKPNWLRWLPDWMWAFNFPHNIINQDTRIPDCYGSYCYQLSRGVYPTSFYETVICMLLFIFLWMIRKRLTVPATMSYIYLILSGTERYFIENIRINPRYHLGSISLSQAQIISIGMVLVGIGGIVYLYLIKPKRYTLT from the coding sequence ATGAGATGCTTTCCAACAATATCCGATCTTTTTGAATATCTGTTTCATATTCACATAGCCATACCAATTCAAACGTTTGGTTTTTTTGTGGCGATGGCATTTATACTGGCGTATCAGGCATTCAGGTCGGAATTAAAAAGAAAGGAACGCGAAGGCGATATCCATGCTTTTAAACGGGAAGTGGTCGTCAACCAATCATCATTACTAATTGAATTATGCCTGAATGGCCTTCTTGGGTTTTTATTGGGTTTCAAAATACTCGGCGCATTACTCAATTACGAAGCTTTTAAGGTTGATCCTGCCAAATATATATTCTCTCTACAAGGCAGTATTATAGCAGGCCTGCTTTGCGCACTGGCTTATATATACTGGATCTATAAGGACAGGAAAAAAGTCTCATCACAAAACAATACCGTAACTGCTGAGACAGTACACCCTTACCAGCTAATGGGTAAGATCGTTTTTTATGCAGGCTTTTGGGGGTTTATAGGCGCCAAGTTATTTGACATGATCGACTACCTGTATCAGCATGGTTTTACCTCCCTCCACGACCTGGTATTTTCAAGCGGGGTAACTTATTATGGTGGATTTTTATTTGGGATGCTGGCTTATTTTTATGTGGGCCTGCGTAACAATATGAAGTTGCCTTTTATAGCCGATATGGGTGCGCCGGGTATAATGCTTGCTTACGCGATAGGGCGGATAGGTTGCCAGCTCTCGGGCGATGGTGATTGGGGAATTGTAAATACACATATTAAACCCAACTGGCTAAGGTGGTTGCCTGATTGGATGTGGGCATTCAATTTTCCGCATAATATCATCAACCAGGATACCCGTATACCCGATTGTTATGGCAGCTATTGTTACCAGTTAAGCAGGGGTGTTTACCCAACCTCGTTTTATGAAACAGTAATTTGTATGCTGTTATTTATTTTTCTGTGGATGATACGCAAGCGCCTGACAGTGCCCGCGACAATGTCCTACATCTACTTAATACTCAGCGGCACTGAAAGGTACTTTATTGAGAATATCCGCATCAATCCAAGATATCATTTAGGGAGCATTAGTTTATCACAGGCGCAAATTATAAGTATCGGTATGGTATTGGTTGGGATTGGCGGCATAGTGTATTTATATCTGATAAAACCCAAACGGTATACCCTTACCTAA